One Spinacia oleracea cultivar Varoflay chromosome 4, BTI_SOV_V1, whole genome shotgun sequence DNA segment encodes these proteins:
- the LOC130471736 gene encoding LOW QUALITY PROTEIN: protein THYLAKOID FORMATION 1, chloroplastic-like (The sequence of the model RefSeq protein was modified relative to this genomic sequence to represent the inferred CDS: inserted 3 bases in 3 codons): MGQAGLLTPIPSIYNNVLQELMVQQHLMRYKRTYRYDPVFALXFVTVYDQLMEGYPSDADRTAIFEAYINAXNEDPEQYRKDAQKLEEWARAQTSASLAEFSSREGEIEDVLKDIAGRAGGNGSFSYSRFFAVGLFRLLELANASEPTILEKLCSALNVNKKNVDRXLDVYRNLLSKLVQAKELLKEYVDREKKRERESSRKKLIFEEDKCSVWDSDLDPTEFVSD, encoded by the exons ATGGGGCAAGCAGGATTG CTG ACGCCAATCCCTAGTATCTACAACAATGTGCTACAAGAGTTGATGGTTCAGCAACACTTGATGAGATACAAAAGGACATATAGATATGATCCTGTGTTTGCCC GGTTTGTTACTGTCTACGATCAGCTGATGGAGGGGTATCCTAGTGATGCAGATCGAACTGCCATCTTTGAAGCTTACATCAATG CTAATGAGGATCCAGAGCAGTACAG AAAAGATGCACAGAAATTGGAGGAGTGGGCTCGTGCCCAGACATCTGCTTCATTGGCTGAGTTCTCATCTAGAGAAGGTGAGATTGAGGACGTCTTAAAGGATATTGCCGGAAGAGCTGGTGGTAATGGAAGTTTCAGTTACAGTCGGTTCTTCGCAGTTGGCTTGTTCCGTCTCCTTGAATTGGCTAATGCATCtgaacctactatcttagagaaG CTTTGCTCGGCGTTGAATGTAAACAAGAAAAATGTGGATC GGCTTGATGTATATCGCAACCTCCTATCGAAGCTTGTACAAGCTAAAGAGCTGTTGAAGGAGTATGTGGATAG agagaagaagagagagagagagagcagcAGAA AGAAACTGATTTTTGAAGAAGATAAATGCAGTGTATGGGATTCTGATTTGGATCCAACTGAGTTTGTATCCGACTGA